A single genomic interval of Geotrypetes seraphini chromosome 1, aGeoSer1.1, whole genome shotgun sequence harbors:
- the LOC117355997 gene encoding olfactory receptor 2A1/2A42-like isoform X1, which produces MEVILGENETSVTEFSLIGLPNQQKMPVLLFVLFFIIYTSTLLGNSLIIMIIRVDPRLHTPMYFFLSNLSFLDMCYSTSIVPKMLANFLSEERTISFPECITQMYIANSLGGTECFLLAIMSFDRYVAICNPLRYTIIMNKKVCIEIAAGSWICGFLDSLVHTIFLLQLPFCGPNIINHFLCEVPAVLNLACADTFINKIVIFACAIVVVLIPFLLILISYVHIISTVLKIRSAEGRHKAFSTCASHLVVVTFSYGTIIFMYMRPRSSHSQDQDKMATLIYSVITPFLNPMIYSLRNQEVKGALRKAAGRQKGIHN; this is translated from the coding sequence AAATGAAACCTCGGTCACAGAGTTCAGTCTGATAGGACTTCCAAATCAACAAAAGATGCCGGTTTTACTCTTTGTGCTATTTTTTATAATTTACACAAGTACCTTGCTCGGAAACAGTCTGATAATCATGATAATTAGAGTGGATCCTCGCCTTCACACCCCTATGTATTTTTTCCTCAGTAACTTGTCCTTCCTGGATATGTGCTACTCAACAAGTATTGTCCCCAAAATGTTGGCCAATTTCTTATCAGAAGAAAGAACCATTTCTTTTCCAGAATGCATAACTCAAATGTATATCGCTAATTCCCTGGGTGGCACAGAATGTTTCCTCCTTGCCATCATGTCATTTGACCGTTATGTAGCAATATGTAATCCCTTACGTTACACCATCATCATGAACAAGAAAGTGTGTATTGAGATAGCTGCAGGATCATGGATATGTGGTTTCCTTGATTCATTGGTGCATACTATTTTTTTGCTACAATTACCCTTCTGTGGACCAAATATAATTAATCATTTTTTGTGTGAAGTCCCAGCAGTGTTAAATCTCGCATGTGCAGACACTTTCATTAATAAGATTGTGATTTTTGCATGTGCCATTGTGGTAGTACTCATCCCATTTCTCTTAATTCTCATCTCCTATGTTCACATTATCTCTACTGTGTTGAAGATTCGTTCTGCCGAGGGACGGCACAAAGCATTTTCTACCTGTGCCTCTCACCTGGTTGTGGTTACCTTCTCATATGGAACTATCATATTTATGTACATGAGACCCAGGTCAAGTCATTCACAGGACCAGGACAAAATGGCTACTTTAATCTATAGTGTTATAACACCATTTTTGAATCCTATGATCTATAGTCTGAGAAATCAAGAAGTGAAAGGTGCTCTGAGAAAAGCTGCAGGAAGGCAAAAAGGCATTCACAACTGA
- the LOC117355997 gene encoding olfactory receptor 2A1/2A42-like isoform X2 gives MKGRNETSVTEFSLIGLPNQQKMPVLLFVLFFIIYTSTLLGNSLIIMIIRVDPRLHTPMYFFLSNLSFLDMCYSTSIVPKMLANFLSEERTISFPECITQMYIANSLGGTECFLLAIMSFDRYVAICNPLRYTIIMNKKVCIEIAAGSWICGFLDSLVHTIFLLQLPFCGPNIINHFLCEVPAVLNLACADTFINKIVIFACAIVVVLIPFLLILISYVHIISTVLKIRSAEGRHKAFSTCASHLVVVTFSYGTIIFMYMRPRSSHSQDQDKMATLIYSVITPFLNPMIYSLRNQEVKGALRKAAGRQKGIHN, from the coding sequence ATGAAAGGTAGAAATGAAACCTCGGTCACAGAGTTCAGTCTGATAGGACTTCCAAATCAACAAAAGATGCCGGTTTTACTCTTTGTGCTATTTTTTATAATTTACACAAGTACCTTGCTCGGAAACAGTCTGATAATCATGATAATTAGAGTGGATCCTCGCCTTCACACCCCTATGTATTTTTTCCTCAGTAACTTGTCCTTCCTGGATATGTGCTACTCAACAAGTATTGTCCCCAAAATGTTGGCCAATTTCTTATCAGAAGAAAGAACCATTTCTTTTCCAGAATGCATAACTCAAATGTATATCGCTAATTCCCTGGGTGGCACAGAATGTTTCCTCCTTGCCATCATGTCATTTGACCGTTATGTAGCAATATGTAATCCCTTACGTTACACCATCATCATGAACAAGAAAGTGTGTATTGAGATAGCTGCAGGATCATGGATATGTGGTTTCCTTGATTCATTGGTGCATACTATTTTTTTGCTACAATTACCCTTCTGTGGACCAAATATAATTAATCATTTTTTGTGTGAAGTCCCAGCAGTGTTAAATCTCGCATGTGCAGACACTTTCATTAATAAGATTGTGATTTTTGCATGTGCCATTGTGGTAGTACTCATCCCATTTCTCTTAATTCTCATCTCCTATGTTCACATTATCTCTACTGTGTTGAAGATTCGTTCTGCCGAGGGACGGCACAAAGCATTTTCTACCTGTGCCTCTCACCTGGTTGTGGTTACCTTCTCATATGGAACTATCATATTTATGTACATGAGACCCAGGTCAAGTCATTCACAGGACCAGGACAAAATGGCTACTTTAATCTATAGTGTTATAACACCATTTTTGAATCCTATGATCTATAGTCTGAGAAATCAAGAAGTGAAAGGTGCTCTGAGAAAAGCTGCAGGAAGGCAAAAAGGCATTCACAACTGA